The region GAGGACGCGCTCGCCGACGATGCCACAGCCCCCGTCCCGTGGGACACCTGGGGCGACTCGAGTCGGATGGACATCCTCGAGACGTACCGAGAGCTGGTCGTCGAGTATATTGAAGACGAACTCGCCGGGCAAGCGGATGCTGAAGGACCACTCGCGGGTCTCTCGATTGCCGTCGACTGTGGCAACGGGATGGGATCGGTTGCGACACCCCACGTGCTCGAACGCCTCGGCGCTGAGGTCGTTGCCCTCAATGCAACCGTCGACGGCCACTTCCCGGCTCGAGAGAGCAAGCCGACGCCGGAGACACTTCGCGAATTTTCGGCGTTTCTTGCAGAGACCGACCCACACACGTCACCGACCGAAACGCAGCGTTTCGACCTCGGACTCGCTCACGACGGCGACGCCGACCGACTGGTGGTTCTCGGACCCGACGGTGACGTGATCCACGAGGATACGATTCTCGCAGTCGTCGCCGAACACTACGTCGCCTCGAGCGAGGCGGCCGATCCCGTCGTCGTCACGACGCCGAACGCCTCCGCACGGATCGACGAGCGAGTCCGCGAAGCCGGCGGCCGGGTCGAACGCGTTCGCCTCGGTGCACTCCACGAAGGCATCGCTCGAGAGCGAGCAGCGGGCGATGAAGACACCGAAATCGTCTTCGCGGCTGAACCGTGGAAACATATCCACACGGCCTTCGGCGGCTGGATTGACGGCGTCGTCAGCGCCGCCGCGGTTGCCGTGCTCGTCGC is a window of Natronolimnobius sp. AArcel1 DNA encoding:
- a CDS encoding phosphomannomutase, giving the protein MTLFGTAGIRGPVTEITPALALEVGQAAGEPGETFVVGRDGRETGPALAAAMEAGLESAGASVIRIGQVPTPTLAFASRGRRGVMLTASHNPPEDNGIKLFADGVEYDREAERAIEDALADDATAPVPWDTWGDSSRMDILETYRELVVEYIEDELAGQADAEGPLAGLSIAVDCGNGMGSVATPHVLERLGAEVVALNATVDGHFPARESKPTPETLREFSAFLAETDPHTSPTETQRFDLGLAHDGDADRLVVLGPDGDVIHEDTILAVVAEHYVASSEAADPVVVTTPNASARIDERVREAGGRVERVRLGALHEGIARERAAGDEDTEIVFAAEPWKHIHTAFGGWIDGVVSAAAVAVLVADAGGTDALREPVTERPYRKISVDCPDDAKSDVMETLETALPETFPDTTVDTDYGVRLEFDDASWVLVRPSGTEPYVRIYAESDEVDELVSEASDVIESTVAEHST